The genome window GTAACTTGCCATCAGCAGAAGGGGCACATGTTCAGGTCTAATTTCTGGGTTGCTACGATGGAGGAAAATTGAGGCCTAGTTACCTACAAATCAATACATTCCCAGTTaaaacacccacccacccccaaaaacAAGAAAATAGAAGTGAGCATCCCACCTCATAGAAAGACACTGCATTTTAATTGTGTTAGAACCTGAACCTGAATACCAcccatctgtgctatttttttaaaatcaaccaTGCTCATGATTAGTATCAGTTTGGCTTAATTGATAGCAGTTTCATTCCAGTCAGAAAGATACAGATTCAACTTAAGGACCCAAGCTCAATCTAGGATGACACTACAGTGcaatacagagggagtgctgcattatcaaagGTGTCACACTGTGGATGAGATATTGAACCTGTCTGTCCATCTGAATCAGCAGAATAGGCAGTGTTCAAAGGGCAGTGACTTCTCTTGGTGCTGTTGGCTGAAGGACGACACCAAGAAGATTAGCTGATTGTTCAATTCATTGCTGTTTTGGGGGATCTTCTTGTGTGCAAAATAGCGGTTGAGTTTgtctacctaacaaaaatcactaaactgcaaagtaactcattgtacgttaagtgctttgagacatttcggAGTTCACGGtcaggcaatatataaatgaaagtttctCTTGACTGTGGATCTGTGTACAATCTACTAAGGGTGCAGAAATGTTAACGATTTGTGCAGTACTTAAACATTGTATAGCTTGGTTTCAAACTTAGTTATTGTTTACATGATAGGATTTTGACTAACAAATGTTATTGTGCCATTGTATACATCTGAAGATATATGGAAAAGGTCTCCAGGGCACTAGCCTCATTTTAAAGTACAAGACTTCTAGTCAAGCTGCAACTGTGGGTGGTGATCATGTAAACTGTCCTCACATTTCATGAGGTTCATGAAGTTATTAGTCTTTAATCTGAACATCCTCAATACCTCTCAACAGTGGAAGCCAACAATCACCCACCTTATCTCTCAGGAACACAAGGGAAGATTTATAAAATATCAAGGTATTCCTCAATACAGAATGCAAGTGTTCAGTTTCTTAGATAAAATTAATCTAGATATCTGCTTGTTAGAAAAATGCATAAAGAAAATGTAAcggttaaaaaggaaaaaaaatactacAATAAACTTCAAATTTTAAATAAAAGCCTGGAGGTGCTGTTAAAGTATTTCTATACTTCAGTACTATGCATTCTATTTTATATGTCTACTGGGGATAGTTGTCAAGAACAATACAAACAACAAATTAACTTTGAGACTACTATTAGCAGCACAGTAAACTGAAATAACGTGTCAACCAACCAGAGTATCCATCACCTTTAGATTAGGCTGACCCTTAGACTAATGATTTATACATTTTATAATGATCTCCTGACCCTCTGCTTAAACACTGGCTGGAGGCATGACAGGGAATGTCAAGAGAAAGTCAAACACATTGTAAAGTACTAGATACAAGAAGTCAGGACTGAAGCAGTAACAATAAATAAAGAACACTTTTACACACATACTGTATTTTTAACACATACGTGAATGTACAGATCAATTGTACTTAACCAAAGCAATATGAGATCATTGAATCAATGGATCTGTTCCAAATAAACACAGCCTGGgccaatgattttttaaaaatctacacaAATCGTGACAGATATGTGCTACTATGTAAATTGTGAGTGCCTCAATTGCATATTGACTTTTAATACATTGGAAAAACAACAGAATGCTAtgaaatcctttttttaaaaaaactgattcATACACGTGCAGCAGTTGCACAAGCAGCTTTTTGACAAAtaatggaaattctaccccttcaCCATTTAGCATACcctgatagtcactaataaaatgTCTTTACCTATAAATCAGTTATAATCTTAGTATCTCAATTACGTTGAAAAAAATCTGGTGTTCACTAGTACAATTTAAGCATAGGCACTCACATTTTAGAGCAATCTCACGAGAAATATTCATAAGACAATAATAACATTTAGTATAAACTTACAATGGCAACTGGCATATTACACCACCATCAAGAGCGAGCCAATATGGCATCACTAGGTTAGTAACAGTTACACTGCGAGTGCTTAGCAACAGGAGGTGCACTACAATTATGTTCTTTTCTGTAAGACAACACTGAGCTGGCTTCTGCACGATATCATCAAAAATGAGCACATTGGGCCTTCATGGTCTTATACTGAAAGTATAAAGTGACAAAAACATAGCAACAATGGCACAAATATATAGGTTAAACTGGATCTTAAGCCAACTTAATTTCAAAACAGTGTTGTGTGAATAATTTAATgaaaaatataaaaaaaactcatttgtcagggaatggagttttaatTAGCTACATCAAAATTGTCTTCTACTTAGAAAAATTTAACACCAGGTACCCAATGTTTAAACAATTGTACAATTCCCTAATGTATATTAAATTTTAAGCAGTACATTATGGTTTCTTACAAAAGACAATTCAAATACAGCTGTTAATACAACCACAGTTTTCAATATAAAAAATGCACTTTAGCACAGCAGAAACTCTTGAATTAAGTAATCAAGCTGGAAAGATGTACAAAAAACTGCTACCACCATCCTCTTTGGTTACTTCGGAACCTGTGGAAGGAAAAAGATATTACAACAGTGCAGTCACTCAAGTCCAATGTATGTATTATTGTAGTAAGGGCCTCTGATTTACATTGACTGAATTTCCATTTTCATTACTGATTGTTTCTGCTACTTTGGGGGTTACGTTCCACAATTCAGTTAATCTTTCCGTGAAAACTGTAGATCATTGACTTTAAGCATCGTATTTAATTATTCACAGTGAACTGGTCTCAACGGCCAACTTCAATTGCCATTTAGCACAAGCCCCACTGCTGTAATTTCAACTCTTTTTAGGTATTAGATTTTCCACTTTACTAGATGCAAAGTTCCACCTCATCAGGACAGGACTTGAGTTCAATTTTACACATTAGAAAGGTGAGTACTAATATAGTCTAGACTTCTAAAGTCACCATAACTTCAATACAAGAAACCTAATCTCCTTTGAGAGTTAAGGACAGTTTGTTCACTAGTGCAAAGATTACTGTTAAAACCTGTGTCAGTGTTATTATTCAACACTGTTAAAATTGTTctttttattacttttttttttaagtttgaaCCCAACATTTTTATAGAATTTATCAGTAGATTGCTGACCATTTACACGGTACATAAGGAGACTTTATTGGCCATAGCACCAAACTGTAGGTTTTGTAAGCTTCACCAGTaatttatttgaatttttttttttaaaacgcaacaagttgttatgatctggaatgcactgcctgaaaggatggtggaagcagtttcaatagtaactttcaaaagggaattcgataaatacttggaagaggaaaaaacattgcagggctatagggaaagtgggagtgggactaattggatagttctaccaaagagccggcacaggcacagagGGCTGAGacgcctccttctgggctgtatcaTTCAGAGTCTAATGAAGCAAAAAGATACACCTTTGGTATCAGTTTATGGCTATGTGGTTACAGAAAGCACTTCTCAATTACTTTTTATATTAGCACTGACAGGTTTTACTTAACAGGAACAATGCAATTTCTACCATAGTCTCCCAGTAAACAAGTTTTGTTTCATAAAAAATAGGTGTGCTTCTTTAGTTTTagataaaaagaaataatttctTTAATTTTGTCCATTTACACTATATCTGCTTCAAGCTCTTGTTCTTTATCAACTATACTAGAGAACAAAGTGAAGGGAAACAACAAACATGAAGTAGCACACTTCAAGTGAAGGGATGGGAAAAAAGGTATTTGCTCCAAGTGACGGATCTTAAAGGTGGAGTAACAACTCTTCTGTATAGTGTACAAATGGTGCCATATCATTATGTATATAAAAAGTCTTCATCTCAACTACTCTACCACACTAAATTGACATTTTTATTTCCTATAACAATTGTCCTTAGTCTGTTAGTGCAAAACTTCCACACATTTCAATATTTTGAACACAATCTTAAATCAAATTTTAAAAGTTACAGCATCAGCATGTAAAATTAGAGATTATGCTGATAAAACACTTTTTCCAAAATGGAAGCCAATCACTGTACTGAAATGAGCTGAAGAATAATAACATTATAATTTGAGCTTATAAAGATAATGAGTCAAATTTCTAAATATCTCCTTCTcttaaaagctttttaaaaaataaatcttccATTAAAATCCTTTTATAGTTACCTAGCACTAGCAGAAGGCACCTGACATTAGGATCCTGGCACCCAGGGCTCATTATGAGCAAGGTGCTCAGTGTCAAAAATATTAGCCAAATGATCAACTAtcgtaatatagactgggatagtaaaagtgtaaagggcaaagagggggaggaatttctgaagtgtgttcaggagaactttcttgatccgtatctttctggcccaacgaggaaggaggcattgctggatctggttctggggaatgaggtgggtcaagtggagcaagtgtcagctggggaacatttagggaacagtgatcatagtatcataaggtttagattaattatggaaaaggacaaggaacaatctagtgtaaaaatactttattggaggagggccaatttcagtgggttgagaacggatctggcctgagtaaattgaaattaaagattctcaggcaaaactgtaatcgaacaatggccagcctttaaagaggtggtggttcgggtacagtccaggtacattcccacaagggggaaaggtaggccaaactggatgacaaaagaaataaagagtaagatgaagcaacctggtatgacagatgccaggttgataatacaagtgagaatcaggctgaatatagcaagtacagaggagaagtgaaaaaggaaataagaggggcaaagagtgaatatgagaatagattggcggctaacataaaaaggaatccaaaagtcttctataggcatctaAATAGTTAACGCGGgataaggaggggtggggccgattagggactaaaaacatctatgcatggaggctgaggcatggctgaggtactaaatgagtactttgcatctgtctttaccaaggaagaagatgctgccaaagtcacagtaaaagaggagatagttgagatactggatgggctaaaaattgataaaggaggtactaaaaaggctggctatacttaaagtagataagtcaccaggtccagatgggatgcatcctaggttgctgagggaagtaagggtggaaattgcagaggtgctggccataatcttccaatcctccttagatatgggggtggtgctagagaactggagagttgcaaatgttacacccttgttcaaaaaagggtgtaaggataaacccagcaactacaggccagtcagtttaaccaggagaagcttttagaatcgataatctgggacaaaattaatagtcacttggacaagcgtggattaataaaggaaaactagcatggatttgttggaaggcaaatcgtgtttatctaacttgattgagttttttaatgaggtaacagagagagttgataagggcaatgtggttgatgttgtgtaactAGACTTTCAAacgacgtttgataaagtgccacataataggcttgtcaacaaaattgaagcccatggaataaaaggggcagcggcagcatggatacgaaattggctaagtgacaggaaacagagagtagtggtgaacggttgtttttcggactggaggaaggttccctagggctcggtactaggaccattgcttttttttgatatgtattaatgacttgcacttgggtgtacagggtacaatttcaaaatttgcagatggcacaaaacttggaagtgtagtaaacagtgaggaggatagcaatagacttcaagaggacagacaggctggtggaatgggcagacacatgacagatgaaatttaacacagaagtgcgaagtgatacattttggcaggaaaaacgaggaggggcaacataaactaaatggtacaattctaaaggggctgcaggaacagagaattctgggggtatacgtgcacaaatctttgaaggtggcaggacaggttgagaaaatggttaaaaaagcatacaggatcctgagctttataaattgaggcatagagcacaaaagcaaggaagttatgttgaacatttataaaacactggttcagtcacaactggagtattgtgtccaattctaggcaccgcactttaggaatgatgtgaaggccttagagaggatgcagaaaagatttactagaatggttccaggtatgagggacttcaattacgtggatagactggagaaaatgGGGTTGtgcttcttagagcagagaagattgagaggcgatttgataacagtattcaaaatcatgaagggtttagataaagtaaaaaaaagctgttcccattggcgaaatggtcgagaaccagaggacacagatttaagatgattagcaaaagaaccaaaggcaacacgaggaaaaactttttgtagcagcgaatggttatgatctggaatgcgctgtctgaaagggtggtggaagcagattcaatcgtggctttcaaaaaggaattggataaatacttgaagggaaaaaatttgcaaggacacggggaaagagcaggggactgggactaactagattgctcttacaaagagccgacacggactcgacaagcagaatggcctccttctgtgctataaccattctatgattctatgagctgaCTTTTATTATCAAGAGAGATCAGTTCATTTTTGTACACAAAGCATGCactatcagtccccatgtatctcTCGGACTCCTTTGGCTACTAAAATGTGTACTCATATTAATGATCTAAAACCAAATAACTAAAAATAACTGCTGTTGCTCACCAGATCACTCTTGAAAGGATTTCAAACCTGAACTAAGCAATTGTAACCAACCAGTTCATCAGgtagagaggagcaggaggttgggggggggggtggaaggaaggggggagagggaaagagtgttttttaaaaaatgtctagCATTTACCTTGTTATCTCCTTCTATTTCTTCAACTCCTGCTTGTGTCATGAGGTCAGCAATGTTTTTCTCTAGGTCATCAATGCGAGCACTCATCTCATCAAGTGAAAAATGTCAAAGAAACATCATACTTTAAGTTTTTGTGGGAAAATTGTATATTAATAATGTTAAAAAATTGCTCATTAAAGTAAGGAGTATCATTTGTGTAAAGAAACAGAGCACATGATCTTCTGTGGAGTACGAAAAGCTCAACCGGAACTTTCAATTTCCATAAGAACTACTGCCTATATAAAACTTAGTTAGGTTCCTTTCCAGAGAAGAGTCACAAAGCAAATTCTATGTATTTGCAATATATTGCCAACTGTGTAAATTAGAAGTCatgaaagcacttgcatttatacagagcctttcacatcctcagcacatcccaaagtactgcacagccaatgaatcactgtttgttatgcaggcaaacgcagcagccaatttgcgcacaggaaactgcagagataaatggccagttaatctgtttttggtggtactggtagagggataaatgtttgtcacaaatagtgccatgtgatcttttaagtccacctgagcaggGAGCCAGgctttagtttaacatctcatccaaaagttggcatctctgataatgcagcactccctcaagtgtTGCACtgcaagtatcagcctagattatgcactcatgtcctgcagtggggtttgaacctacaGCCTCTGATTCAGACAAGAATGCTGCCATTGAGATAATTTGTCATTTTTACTTAAAAAGGCAAACTGCaatttgtgaaaaaaaaaatcaaggaggtAGCCTTGTGTTTTGTGACTAATTCTTTGATCACATCGATGACATGTAGTCTGTAATCAAGAAATGCTTGAAGTCCCCCTCACCCATTGGTTCTCCTTCTGGTTCACCTATATTGGCTCTCAAACCCCCCagcatgtcaaattttaaattcttgacctgatctttaaatccctccatggccttcccTTTCCGTTTCTCTGGCCCTACAACCCCTTCAaacactccattcctctgactctgaccttgTGATTCTGCCTGCTTTCActccaccatagaatcatagaagttacaacatggaaacaggcccttcggcccaacatgtccatgtcgcccagtttataccactaagctagtcccaattgcctgcacttggcccatatccctctatacccatcttacccatgtaactgtccaaatgctttttaaaagacaaaattgtacccgcctctactactgcctctggcagctcgttccagacactcaccaccctttgagtgaaaaaattgcccctctggacccttttgtatctctcccctctcaccttaaatctatgccccctcattatagactcccctaccattgggaaaagattttgactatctaccttatctatgcccctcattattttatagacttctataagatcaccccttaacctcctgctctccagggaaaaaagtctcagtctgtctaacctctccctataagtcaaaccatcaagtcccggtagcatcccagtaaatcttttctgcactctttctagtttaataatatcctttctataatagggtgaccagaactgtacacagtattccaagtgtggcctcaccaatgccctgtacaacttcaacaagacatcccaactcctgcattcaatgttctgaccaatgaaaccaagcatgccgaatgccttcttcaccaccctatccacctgtgactccactttcaaggagctatgaacctgtactcctagatctctttgttctataactttccccaacgccctaccattaacggagtaggtcctggcccgattcgatctaccaaaatgcatcacctcacatttatctaaattaaactccatctgccattcatcggcccactggcccaatttatcaagatcccgttgcaatcctagataaccttcttcactgtccacaatgccaccaatctaggtgtcatctgcaaacttactaaccatgcctcctaaattctcatccaaatcattaatataaataacaaataacagcggacccagcaccgatccctgagacacaccgctggacacaggcatctagtttgaaaaacaaccctctacaaccaccctctgtcttctgtcatcaagccaattttgtatccaattggctacctcaccttggatcccatgagatttaaccttatgtaacaacctaccatgcggtaccttgtcaaaggctttgctgaagtccattggTGGCCAGACCTTCAACTGTCTACTCTCTGTAATggcctccctaaaccgctctgcctttccacctctcctcttttaaacccacctctgaccaagcttttggtcaaccccTCCTACTTTCCTTCTTTAGCTAagctctgaagcaccttggaatatttttctacattaaagatgctatgtaaatacaagttgttcttgttgttgaaAAAGATCAGGCCCCAGCATAAACAAACAAAGCATATCAAAAGAGATATGACTGCATATAGCACTTTTGCTAACCCGgagtttcatttgaaaaataaacacAGACAGGTTGTGGTTTTAATGACTGACTTCATCATGTCCAAATTTGATCATTCTAACCAACTGATCACTGTATCTAAGGCTTCATATGCTCTTCAACTAGAGTCCTCTGATCTCACAAAAGTAATTTCAGTACTACCACAGAACTGCCAATGAACAGAATGTACTGCAGAATCTAATACCAGCTGGTTTCTGTACATTCAGCAACACGTTATTGGCACTTCAAACGTGCTCCTATTTAAAAATTAGAGTTCTAGATGTTTATGCTGCCAGTGAACAGGATGTACAGTCACATTCAACAATGTGTTACATTCAACACACTCATCTCACAGACAATTTGGAGATTTAGAActctaattttaaattaaaaatgccaGTAGGCAGTGCATTTGTTGAATGTAATATCAGTTGGTTACTACACCTTCAACAACAGGACCTCCACTCAGTGGATAGCAAAGCAACTTTATCTAAATTTCCTCCACCGTCACATGGGCAGACGGGACTGAGGCTGCCGGTAACTGTGAGCTTCAATTAAAAATACAAATAGATTAGCAGTACTGTATTTCTATTCACAATATACCGTTGTAGCACAGGAAACATTTTCACAGCTCATTCAACCAATCATAATAAACACACTCAACTACGCATGCACATAGGTTGTGGTTTTACCAAAAGCAGATAATCTTTACAACTGAATAATCATTACATGCAGTGATCAGTGAAGCCAAATTCTATTGTATTGTTTCAGAGCAttttattttctgcttttgtatTTGATAGAGTATGGTAAAACAAATAAGTTACTGTCAATGGCATGCACCACATTAAGTCTACTTAAAAGAGAGATTTTCACCATCATACAATAGGGCATTGTTTTAGCTGCAGTGCAATGTCCCTTTTATATCACTGAGCAACTTCCATTGCTGCAGAACTTCTCCGTTGTTAGGAGAAAGTCCATACAAGCTAGTAATATGAGAGTTGGGCTGCAGGGTTACCATTGACAGAGGTCTTACCTTCTGAGGCAGCCCTTAATACAGAGGGCTTGTAAGGTGTCTCCAAATTATCACCTTAGTCGGTTGTTAGAGTCAGCGTACCAAATCGTGTTAATTTTTGCACAAAATTTACACAATATAAATTCAATGCAAAAATTTCAGTACAAACCTATTGAGATCCACATAAAATCGGTGTGTACACACTTGAAACTTTATTTGTCTTTGAAAGCAAGGATATTTCTACCGATGATCTGGTCGGACATTGTCTGGAATTTGTCCTGCATCTGTTGGAGCAACGTGGTAACCTGCGAAATACAAATGAACTATGCTTTACCAGCTTGTAGCTTATTAAAAACAAGTTGAAGCTTGCTTAATAGAAACTGGTTGCATCAGTCAACCCTAGACCAATTTATTATACGGCAATTTAACCATTTATTCGAAGCATTAACACGTCACTAAATATTTAGTGttaacaaacatttttttttaaataagagaGTTCCAATATGCAGACCTCAGATAAAGTCgtgctcccttggtactgcattgaaatgtcagcctagattatgagctcacgtcctggagtgggtcttaaattcgcaaccatctgactcagaggcaagagtggtcactgagccacggttgacataCAAGTTAAACAGGGCCTGTCAACATCAATTTCCAAAAcgtaagtcatgcttgaccaaatttATATAATTCTTTGAA of Heptranchias perlo isolate sHepPer1 chromosome 16, sHepPer1.hap1, whole genome shotgun sequence contains these proteins:
- the hsbp1b gene encoding heat shock factor-binding protein 1b produces the protein MSETDPKTVQDLTAVVTTLLQQMQDKFQTMSDQIIGRIDEMSARIDDLEKNIADLMTQAGVEEIEGDNKVPK